A DNA window from Pyrus communis chromosome 3, drPyrComm1.1, whole genome shotgun sequence contains the following coding sequences:
- the LOC137729828 gene encoding acyl carrier protein 3, mitochondrial isoform X1 — MQSSVWICSKTSGGFELVFKVLQLKFHSPDVLSQRQKSKARSLWLKSIYSTHLFNMQSIRNSILWHVRVGSSADKCLPTERGHLIKSLSRHMCAAAGAGADQIKDRVIKLVKKFDKIDASKVTETADFQKDLSLDSLDRVELVMAFEEEFSIEIPEEKADKLTCCADVARYITSGAEQKCV, encoded by the exons ATGCAAAGTAGCGTTTGGATTTGTAGTAAAACATCAGGCGGATTTGAGTTAGTGTTCAAAGTCCTGCAATTAAAGTTTCATAGCCCAGACGTACTTTCTCAGAGACAGAAATCTAAAGCTAGAAGCTTGTGGCTTAAGAGTATTTATTCTACGC ATCTTTTCAACATGCAAAGCATTAGGAATTCCATCTTGTGGCATGTGAGGGTAGGGAGTTCAGCCGACAAATGTTTGCCCACCGAGAGAGGACATCTGATCAAATCTCTGAGCCGCCACATGTGTGCAGCAGCAGGTGCCGGCGCTGATCAAATAAAGGACCGAGTTATTAAATTGGTGAagaaatttgacaaaattgatGCATCTAAG GTTACTGAAACAGCTGATTTCCAAAAGGACTTAAGCCTGGATAGTTTAGACAGGGTGGAGCTCGTAATGGCGTTTGAGGAAGAATTCTCCATTGAAATCCCTGAAGAGAAGGCCGATAAGTTGACCTGCTGTGCTGATGTTGCAAGATACATTACTTCTGGAGCTGAGCAGAAGTGTGTTTAG
- the LOC137729828 gene encoding acyl carrier protein 3, mitochondrial isoform X2, whose protein sequence is MQSIRNSILWHVRVGSSADKCLPTERGHLIKSLSRHMCAAAGAGADQIKDRVIKLVKKFDKIDASKVTETADFQKDLSLDSLDRVELVMAFEEEFSIEIPEEKADKLTCCADVARYITSGAEQKCV, encoded by the exons ATGCAAAGCATTAGGAATTCCATCTTGTGGCATGTGAGGGTAGGGAGTTCAGCCGACAAATGTTTGCCCACCGAGAGAGGACATCTGATCAAATCTCTGAGCCGCCACATGTGTGCAGCAGCAGGTGCCGGCGCTGATCAAATAAAGGACCGAGTTATTAAATTGGTGAagaaatttgacaaaattgatGCATCTAAG GTTACTGAAACAGCTGATTTCCAAAAGGACTTAAGCCTGGATAGTTTAGACAGGGTGGAGCTCGTAATGGCGTTTGAGGAAGAATTCTCCATTGAAATCCCTGAAGAGAAGGCCGATAAGTTGACCTGCTGTGCTGATGTTGCAAGATACATTACTTCTGGAGCTGAGCAGAAGTGTGTTTAG
- the LOC137729827 gene encoding uncharacterized protein, whose product MSHYNICGCNKLVKMSYIILFNLLIIGSSLITRSISTAMEDISDEMNNDLLEQLMSSQEDMMQVAGYGEEKLSTVLITGSVHCEQACINRNNLNSLHSDQTDRDHQLHRHAWPLSGVLVSVNCRVSGRRRKSSLAQSVTDEFGEFMIDLPSNLHAIPNLDKTCCVRVLGIPKNAQCRPASVRRHKGLKLSSVGNGIRTYTAGRIRFQHLTSKPSQACVEEASNNQI is encoded by the exons ATGAGCCACTACAATATTTGCGGCTGCAACAAGCTTGTCAAGATGAGCTACATCATTTTATTCAACTTGTTGATCATCGGCAGCAGCCTCATAACGCGATCAATTTCAACCGCGATGGAGGATATTAGTGATGAAATGAATAACGACCTGTTAGAGCAGCTCATGTCCAGCCAAGAAGATATGATGCAGGTTGCTGGATATGGAGAAGAAAAGCTTTCCACCGTCCTTATTACAGGCTCAGTCCATTGTGAGCAGGCTTGTATTAATCGTAATAATTTGAATAGTTTGCATTCTGATCAAACTGATCGTGATCATCAGCTTCATCGTCATGCATGGCCTCTATCAG GTGTTTTGGTGTCTGTCAATTGCCGTGTTAgtgggagaagaagaaaatccAGTTTGGCACAAAGCGTCACAGATGAATTCGGGGAGTTCATGATTGATCTTCCTTCCAATCTACATGCAATTCCCAACTTGGACAAAACATGTTGTGTTAGAGTACTTGGGATACCAAAGAACGCACAATGCCGACCAGCTTCTGTCAGGAGGCACAAGGGACTCAAACTATCGTCGGTTGGTAATGGCATCCGAACCTACACCGCCGGAAGGATAAGGTTCCAGCATTTGACCTCTAAACCTTCACAAGCATGCGTTGAGGAAGCAAGCAACAATCAGATATGA
- the LOC137728929 gene encoding LOW QUALITY PROTEIN: nudix hydrolase 2 (The sequence of the model RefSeq protein was modified relative to this genomic sequence to represent the inferred CDS: substituted 1 base at 1 genomic stop codon), translating into MAAKTESGGGGGREVKKVLNAVNDHYGGVIVHVTEPMEPATFVSSLTSSIAHWKLHGKKGIWIKLPIERVNLVEAAVKEGFWYHHAEPDYLMLVYWIPQSPHTLPTNATHRVGIGAFLINQNREVLLVQEKGGQYRGTGVWKLPTGAVDEGEDIFAAAVXEVKEETGIDSEFVEVLAFRQSHKSFFEKSDLFFLCMLRPLSFDIQKQEQEIEAAKWMPYEEHAAQPFVQKYELLKYMHDICKAKIDGKYSGFSPLPSRSYSLHKSYLCLNGSKAPKRRSKL; encoded by the exons ATGGCTGCCAAAACTgaaagtggtggtggtggtggaaggGAGGTGAAGAAGGTGCTTAATGCAGTGAATGACCATTACGGGGGTGTGATCGTCCACGTCACTGAGCCCATGGAGCCTGCTACCTTCGTATCCTCTCTTACCTCTTCAATTGCGCATTGGAAGCTGCAT GGAAAGAAGGGTATTTGGATCAAATTGCCAATAGAGCGAGTCAATCTTGTTGAAGCTGCGGTCAAG GAAGGATTCTGGTACCACCATGCAGAGCCTGATTATTTGATGCTTGTGTATTGGATTCCTCAGTCCCCTCATACTCTTCCCACAAATGCAACACACCGTGTCGGAATTGGTGCCTTTCTTATCAATCAAAACAGAGAG GTGCTACTAGTCCAAGAAAAGGGTGGACAATATCGTGGGACAGGTGTGTGGAAGCTCCCTACCGGAGCCGTTGATGAG GGAGAAGATATCTTTGCAGCTGCTGTCTGAGAAGTGAAGGAAGAAACAGGA ATTGACTCAGAGTTTGTGGAAGTTCTTGCATTCAG ACAGAGTCACAAGTCATTCTTTGAGAAGTCAGATTTATTCTTTTTGTGCATGCTACGGCCCCTCTCTTTTGACATCCAGAAGCAGGAACAAGAGATAGAAGCAGCCAAG TGGATGCCATATGAGGAACATGCAGCACAACCATTTGTGCAAAAGTACGAGCTTCTAAAGTACATGCATGACATATGCAAAGCGAAGATAGATGGCAAGTATTCGGGATTCTCTCCTCTACCCAGTAGAAGTTATTCTCTTCACAAGAGCTACTTGTGCTTGAATGGCAGTAAGGCACCCAAGAGGAGGAGTAAACTGTGA